The Carassius carassius chromosome 9, fCarCar2.1, whole genome shotgun sequence genome includes a region encoding these proteins:
- the LOC132148586 gene encoding somatostatin receptor type 5-like, with protein sequence MELTSVDASAVLGIWGSGSIPGFLLNESILNDTCFLNTSNCTNGRDAANRAGTSMAGILIPLIYIIVCIVGLGGNSLVIHIVLHYSKTESVTNIYILNLAIADELFMLGLPFLAVQNAMHSWPFGSFTCRLVMTVDGINQFTSIFCLTVMSIDRYLAVVHPIRSSKWRRPQVAKAVNGTIWAVSFLVVLPVVIFANVQREGGICNIIWPEPANIWGAAFIIYTSTVGFFFPLLVICMCYLLIVIKIRSSGKKVHATSTKRRKSERKVTRMVVIVVAVFVFCWMPFYALNIINLVESLRDEPQGLHLFVVVLSYANSCANPIVYGFLSDNFKRGFRKALCRSTRRVENHEPTEQQNQEEGRRVLMPRESLRRTVRDEEDEEEEECREEVTEMTEICRITQNANGNGQPESTRALFLERPSCTGVSETCSPDRRGMEVDVLGKGPSFGPAATLLNGAKNGNVKTLPEEPVEKNASLEISYL encoded by the coding sequence ATGGAGCTGACCTCAGTAGACGCCTCTGCTGTGCTGGGCATATGGGGCAGTGGCTCCATACCTGGTTTCCTCCTTAATGAGAGCATTCTCAATGACACTTGCTTCCTCAATACTTCAAACTGCACTAATGGGAGAGATGCAGCGAACCGAGCAGGAACAAGCATGGCAGGAATCCTCATTCCTCTTATTTACATCATTGTCTGCATCGTTGGCCTGGGAGGAAACTCACTGGTCATTCACATAGTCCTGCACTACTCCAAGACAGAGTCAGTGACCAACATCTACATCCTGAATCTGGCTATAGCTGATGAACTTTTCATGCTGGGCCTGCCGTTCCTCGCTGTGCAGAACGCCATGCACTCCTGGCCCTTCGGCTCATTCACGTGCAGATTAGTCATGACCGTTGACGGCATTAACCAGTTCACCAGCATTTTCTGCCTCACTGTGATGAGCATTGATCGCTACCTGGCCGTGGTTCATCCTATTCGGTCCTCTAAATGGAGGCGGCCACAGGTGGCCAAGGCAGTGAATGGAACAATCTGGGCGGTCTCCTTTTTGGTAGTCTTGCCTGTGGTGATTTTTGCAAATGTGCAAAGGGAAGGAGGCATCTGCAACATCATATGGCCAGAGCCAGCCAACATCTGGGGAGCAGCATTTATAATCTACACCTCCACAGTTGGCTTTTTCTTTCCCTTGCTAGTCATCTGCATGTGCTATCTCCTTATTGTGATCAAAATTCGCAGCTCAGGAAAAAAGGTTCATGCCACTTCAACCAAACGGCGCAAATCGGAGCGCAAAGTCACGCGAATGGTGGTGATAGTAGTGGCTGTGTTTGTTTTCTGCTGGATGCCGTTTTACGCCCTCAACATCATAAACCTGGTGGAATCGCTGCGTGATGAGCCCCAAGGTCTGCATCTTTTTGTGGTGGTATTGTCTTACGCTAACAGCTGCGCTAACCCTATTGTGTATGGCTTCCTTTCGGACAACTTCAAACGGGGATTTCGAAAGGCTCTGTGCCGTTCAACGCGAAGGGTCGAGAACCACGAACCCACCGAGCAGCAGAATCAAGAGGAAGGAAGAAGAGTGCTGATGCCCAGGGAAAGCCTTAGAAGAACAGTGAgagatgaggaggatgaggaagaggaagagtgcAGGGAGGAAGTGACGGAGATGACAGAAATCTGCAGGATTACTCAGAATGCAAATGGAAACGGCCAACCTGAAAGTACACGAGCGCTTTTCTTAGAGAGACCCTCTTGTACAGGGGTTTCTGAGACATGTTCCCCAGACAGGAGAGGCATGGAGGTGGATGTTCTTGGTAAAGGACCAAGCTTTGGACCTGCTGCAACCCTGCTGAATGGGGCTAAAAATGGGAATGTGAAAACTCTGCCAGAGGAACCGGTGGAAAAGAACGCCTCACTGGAGATCAGCTACTTGTAA